The following are encoded in a window of Alosa sapidissima isolate fAloSap1 chromosome 10, fAloSap1.pri, whole genome shotgun sequence genomic DNA:
- the lmtk3 gene encoding uncharacterized protein lmtk3 isoform X3, with protein sequence MRRRCWMIVLVGMMSYFNPERALGAPQREVSSSSSGSLSPPPYAIILISCSGLVSFVLLLLTCLCCKRTGVGFNEFDNAEGEECSGASSPLPEDSLSSCPSLPEVYTLPLRERTNYSALPNGTDSKSQSVRRHALNYLQEIGNGWFGKVILAEVLGDCGSAQAVVKELRASASPLEQRKFLAESEPYRSLQHPNVLQCLGQCSEITPYLLVMEFCQLGDLKRYLRAQRKSDGMTPDLLSRDLLTLQRMAFEITSGLLHLHENNYIHSDLALRNCLLTSDLTVRIGDYGLSHNHYKEDYYLTPDKLWIPLRWIAPELLEEYRGSLIVTDQTKTSNVWSLGVVIWELFEFGSQPHRHLSDEEVLTFVIRERQITLAQPRLKLSHADYWYEVMQSCWLPSSQRPSIAEIFLLLSSLLAAERRVSRRSMGDDEDEEEYEEEDERGRRGESEDSFERRWDSLRPPAFQTVAGERRREREYEREYERDDNGYRGHNGSFPLLDPVGNSIAPSSSELDDILTVTETSKGLNFEYFWEKAHGRKGYKPLPPPQPIPTPNSTHRQSLDTPTVVPVISARSPSLASEYYIRLEEHTPQDRSPTLKGKVPSQRTESTSPGDLELVELQSGMLGKEEKGQGSVQTVQTVRSSEIQVLVPNTGVVEFSKESSNRVTDFTVVDIGERGSEREGRSRQSHGSQGPILPPKPRTVPPTAGNLLHSRPLPAPPVGYHRLIGLGHYPGTSYPLGKGHGGSCSVPKATFDHLGLHRHRQTMPPSPSLSPSIPQSSGGHSVYPPPQTCPPPLPPHYRIHRAPYYPGEPYTSRYSSLHLQRDPLSCDYLEKRPLDKGLTRSQSLYNSRGASEAQSRDIESPVHRDSPRSKMTRSQSTIPTIERHSSSSPNYSDEDDSPFESPTRLHGASTVQHTSLANERDSATDELLSRGMKRTQSRLATILPAIWREDEEMRERAEAARKSPMHLFLTEISSVSESTDSKTDDTTWSPDGQTRQEAKAERETIGNIHFPLRGMRRSQSLVTELGSAARTWDSDILTSTDYGKGSVKKDLFLTEINTERRDSEDLGEDSYENANLCPTGLPSYAEAEEAFSRGMRRSRSLLSEMSEQAENESSRKGEMTREEFLKEIQSAETFLTEIITRQRKQEEALASTPPTSPEYESICIDPEAGQTITFQSERPSTGTNNAPADMKEAIYAQVTKRAKRSEIKVAMRPDIPVLQIGSEKYAAKLERKSTSPGSSCLPSESGNEGAFGKDATSSHFPSNHETAIKPRSLELSGVSPRNGLFPDQCLPGAKEDSFSQNNFTETNTTQASEVLPPEENQEKTRAHDSSERTGEDVRDIDDVFSSRFPLSSPPEIMLTGNSTRVLEQFDAVEGNEEGSNAQTINTSTVIDIAASTENTVEHSKHCVNKTTFLDLSNDTSMADTEGCDAEMCTEIGQHISDHLSSPTCDPSYSTAKPYPVDSANDLSTVSPQKERDDVHTSNSVSPIPNRLPSALIPDCDQKLSSQQIRPADPCFLPLTSLHQTTANQQTHTDSTFISLTSTQQTPTDSSFSPLTSTQQTPTDSGFSPLTSTQQTPTDSAFSTLTSASSSTDCLTAGDLMMAGGLSSGWRALGAETPHRDSAYFSDSDWESGEGIARRVGDGLGLGRPGNSRGGERGTLVGIEEKMEIEYERGHEGTMHDEAVVIREEDKMETDEEKHHRWSEEMVFNKDNMIEKDLVTSECNDYGLKEIEEPINESKDTQGKANEEFIAKLFSNLDDETFKGFPYSCNSQLSYEAFSQMDKVEISNVQSKDNTCYDPSEANPLSVPPKTIPPFEPQSESHLQQLLDEEVREIQPDVNEVTSGSVLKELNSGSSQEGLLGPTSTNPDSSESRLSRFYNINTNDSNPSNNAQENFEDHMSDSKEHACRSLFSDRSGDEPTTEDIHTFEMQSDDANELGLRNLSYSEDVNEVKAMAKSECEKQLAAGELCFSMKEVSRGERDVPVTQNEPSGPAGTSEVNSNGEAKELELKTQELWNTLEEDEGTGGFVKGELDCHRFQQDNLHLWPAENDQWASAETRRPEAELGSEFFSSSCKKAWGEKNGLDMGREFWDAEANDELAESEPHPTARQKFEEDFNDERQGHTDHAEVEGRSLSVQTPISQDFTVSEGPHNLLQQADIEQEEENIEDLDQGNHVDLAGEAMEIEVENIENPGLDLPSSVKIRHTDSAEDSCTIVQKYPGFNSILGDSEAEENQNFNKLKENHVTDTVDGSEELCPQTPYSSESDFGAAGFEADTNRSHIPDSGHNSESLVEIQNHSACIEDAEDHACPPTKRKKTGDGVFEDVREESRSDSPSCPSLTNTADPCKMHSSNTQCLMSDLVSEDIINSVPPSLSQHDKCQSPTNFPNVVHHIEIKVSSDSELSVDSTSAGLGAKREQERTVSPTSEVPASVSPQAPPVVNTISKGISANISILPVQRPESTDLREEHNHKDPNSASEASLNNTASLSQKATHPQLALGSCGAIPELLISEWKDLEEEPLEDFERLEQLCRISEDCEDSLGDLFLGNLELLESLKKTPEQRLKSRSESNNEDARCSEAAKPSEEEDSGRLEMKKDVDCLSDTLRANSEEQGRYDGSNQTYSPESSWGKRLSPDINRKTLQTTSNHSPSHAGEGAKGQQSLSTMPTKNGLMMQVCEERLQYSLSENVQTNVLWGPATVSDSVVLRPWSDTAVTEQEEESNSTADKQTTKSKEKPEAVDASLLEKEAAEAPLEPLTVLEQPEMTPSPPAANQAMKGRLLGRGGEQRQKWEKEGATNRR encoded by the exons ATGCGACGACGGTGCTGGATGATAGTACTGGTGGGGATGATGTCCTACTTCAACCCGGAGAGGGCTTTAGGAGCCCCgcagagagaag tctcctcgTCCAGcagcggctctctctcccctccaccctATGCGATCATCCTCATCTCCTGCTCCGGCCTGGTGTCCTTCGTCCTGCTCTTGCTCACCTGCCTATGCTGCAAGAGGACAGGAGTGGGCTTCAAT GAGTTTGACAATGCTGAGGGCGAGGAATGTTCCGGAGCTTCTAGTCCGCTGCCTGAGGACAGTCTCTCCTCCTGCCCCTCACTGCCTGAGGTCTACACCCTCCCTCTCAGGGAACGGACCAACTACTCTGCCCTACCCAATGGCACGG ACTCTAAGTCCCAAAGTGTCAGAAGGCACGCACTCAACTATCTCCAAGAAATTGGAAATGGCTGGTTTGGAAAG GTGATCCTGGCGGAGGTGCTAGGGGACTGCGGCTCCGCCCAGGCTGTGGTAAAAGAGCTGCGGGCCAGTGCCAGTCCACTGGAGCAGAGGAAGTTCCTGGCAGAGTCAGAACCCTACAG AAGCCTTCAGCATCCAAATGTCCTGCAGTGTCTGGGCCAGTGCAGTGAGATCACCCCCTATCTGTTGGTCATGGAGTTCTGCCAGCTG GGCGACCTGAAGAGGTATCTGAGGGCTCAGAGGAAGTCAGATGGCATGACCCCTGACCTTTTGAGTCGTGACCTGCTGACCCTGCAGCGGATGGCCTTTGAGATCACCTCTGGCCTTCTCCATCTGCATGAGAACAACTACATCCATAG TGATTTGGCTCTAAGAAACTGCCTCCTCACATCTGACCTTACTGTTAGAATAGGAGATTATGGTCTGTCACACAACCACTACAAG GAGGACTATTACTTAACACCAGATAAACTGTGGATCCCTCTCCGCTGGATTGCCCCAGAGCTGCTGGAGGAATACAGAGGAAGTCTGATTGTCACTGACCAGACAAAGACCAGCAATGTCTG GTCTTTAGGTGTGGTGATCTGGGAGCTGTTTGAGTTCGGCTCCCAGCCCCACAGACACCTGAGCGATGAGGAGGTTCTCACCTTCGTCATCAGGGAGCGACAGATCACACTGGCTCAGCCACGACTCAAACTCTCCCATGCAGACTACTG GTATGAGGTCATGCAGTCTTGCTGGTTGCCATCATCTCAGCGTCCCTCAATCGCCGAAATCTTCCTCCTCCTATCCTCTCTGCTGGCTGCAGAGCGCCGAGTGAGCCGCAGAAGCATGGGTGATGACGAGGATGAAGAAGAGTACGAGGAAGAggacgagagagggagaagaggggagagcgAGGATTCGTTTGAGAGGCGGTGGGATTCCCTCCGCCCACCAGCCTTCCAGACAGTGGCAGgggagagacggagggagagagagtacgAGAGGGAGTACGAGAGGGACGATAACGGCTACCGGGGTCATAACGGCTCTTTCCCTCTGCTGGACCCGGTGGGAAACAGCAtcgccccctcctcctctgagCTCGATGACATCCTGACCGTGACGGAGACCAGCAAAGGGTTAAACTTTGAGTATTTCTGGGAGAAAGCCCACGGAAGGAAAGGTTACAAACCGCTCCCACCACCTCAGCCAATCCCAACTCCTAATTCAACGCACAGGCAGTCCTTGGACACACCTACCGTTGTCCCGGTGATCAGTGCTCGGAGCCCCTCCCTTGCTAGCGAGTATTACATCAGGCTGGAGGAGCACACTCCCCAGGACAGGTCCCCCACTCTTAAAGGCAAAGTGCCCTCTCAAAGGACAGAGTCCACCTCCCCCGGGGACTTGGAGCTTGTGGAGCTTCAGAGCGGAATGCtgggaaaggaagagaaaggacAAGGTTCCGTCCAGACGGTACAAACCGTGAGGTCTAGCGAGATCCAGGTGCTGGTCCCAAACACTGGCGTGGTGGAGTTCAGCAAGGAGAGCAGCAACAGAGTCACAGACTTCACTGTGGTAGAcattggagaaagggggagtgagagggaggggagatcaAGGCAGTCCCATGGCTCTCAAGGGCCCATCCTCCCCCCAAAGCCCCGTACCGTGCCGCCCACCGCGGGTAACCTCCTCCACTCTCGTCCCCTGCCAGCACCGCCTGTTGGGTACCACCGACTAATCGGACTGGGTCACTACCCTGGCACCTCCTACCCACTTGGCAAGGGGCATGGAGGAAGTTGTTCAGTGCCAAAGGCTACCTTTGACCATTTAGGGCTGCACCGCCATCGCCAGACTATGcccccctcaccctctctctccccctctatacCCCAGTCCTCTGGGGGCCACTCCGTATACCCCCCGCCCCAAacctgccccccacccctccctccccattACAGAATCCATCGGGCTCCTTACTACCCCGGGGAACCTTACACTAGTCGCTATAGTTCATTGCACTTACAAAGAGACCCACTGTCCTGTGATTATCTCGAAAAGAGGCCCCTTGACAAAGGATTGACACGTTCACAGTCTTTGTACAATTCTAGGGGGGCTTCAGAAGCCCAGTCGAGAGACATAGAATCCCCGGTCCACAGAGACTCTCCGCGTTCAAAAATGACTCGCTCCCAGTCTACAATTCCTACAATCGAAAGACATTCCTCCTCCAGCCCAAACTACTCGGACGAGGACGACTCGCCATTTGAATCACCAACCCGACTCCACGGAGCATCCACCGTCCAACACACCAGCCTGGCGAACGAACGTGACTCTGCCACTGACGAGCTACTGTCCCGGGGGATGAAGCGCACACAGTCCCGTCTCGCCACCATCCTGCCAGCCATATGGAGAGAGGACGAGGAGATGAGGGAGCGGGCAGAGGCGGCCAGGAAGTCTCCCATGCATCTGTTCCTgacagaaatctccagtgtgaGCGAGTCCACAGACTCCAAAACAGATGACACAACATGGAGCCCCGATGGTCAGACGAGACAAGAGgcaaaagcagagagagagaccattggGAACATTCACTTTCCTCTGCGAGGGATGCGCCGCTCCCAGTCCCTAGTGACAGAGCTCGGGTCTGCAGCGAGGACATGGGACAGCGACATTCTGACAAGCACAGACTATGGGAAAGGATCCGTCAAGAAGGACTTGTTCCTCACTGAAATCAACACGGAGAGGAGGGACAGTGAAGACCTGGGCGAGGACAGCTATGAGAACGCCAATCTCTGCCCCACTGGTCTGCCTAGTTATGCTGAGGCTGAAGAGGCCTTCTCAAGAGGAATGAGGAGATCACGATCTCTGCTATCAGAGATGTCTGAGCAAGCAGAGAATGAATCCAGCAGGAAAGGAGAAATGACCAGAGAGGAGTTCTTGAAAGAGATCCAGTCTGCTGAGACGTTTCTCACAGAGATCATTACCAGACAACGCAAGCAGGAAGAAGCCTTGGCCTCAACACCCCCCACATCTCCTGAGTATGAGTCCATATGCATCGACCCAGAGGCTGGGCAGACCATAACTTTCCAGTCTGAGAGACCAAGCACTGGGACAAACAATGCACCCGCCGATATGAAGGAGGCCATTTATGCTCAAGTTACCAAGCGTGCAAAAAGGAGCGAAATTAAAGTCGCCATGCGTCCAGATATTCCAGTACTACAAATAGGTTCTGAAAAATATGCTGCCAAACTGGAAAGGAAAAGTACCAGCCCTGGCTCTTCCTGCCTCCCTTCTGAGTCAGGGAATGAAGGAGCATTTGGCAAAGATGCAACCAGTTCACATTTTCCATCAAACCACGAAACTGCCATCAAACCCAGAAGCTTGGAATTATCTGGGGTTTCGCCAAGAAATGGTCTTTTTCCTGACCAATGTCTGCCTGGTGCGAAAGAAGATTCATTTTCGCAGAACAATTTCACAGAGACCAACACGACACAGGCCAGTGAGGTACTGCCGCCAGAGGAGAATCAGGAGAAGACACGTGCACATGATTCAAGTGAGAGGACTGGAGAAGATGTAAGAGATATTGATGATGTGTTTAGTTCTAGATTCCCTCTCAGCTCTCCACCAGAGATCATGCTGACAGGCAACAGCACTAGAGTACTAGAGCAATTTGATGCAGTAGAGGGAAACGAAGAGGGCAGTAATGCACAAACCATTAACACGTCCACAGTAATAGACATCGCAGCCAGTACTGAAAACACTGTAGAGCATTCAAAGCATTGTGTAAATAAGACCACATTTCTAGATCTGTCCAATGATACAAGTATGGCTGATACTGAGGGCTGTGATGCAGAAATGTGTACTGAGATTGGTCAACACATATCAGATCACCTCAGCTCACCTACCTGTGACCCATCATATTCTACAGCCAAGCCGTATCCCGTAGATTCTGCAAACGATTTAAGCACAGTCTCTCCTCAGAAAGAAAGGGATGATGTACACACTAGTAATTCTGTGTCACCTATACCTAACCGGCTGCCCTCGGCTTTGATACCAGACTGTGACCAGAAGCTCTCTAGTCAACAGATCAGACCTGCAGATCCATGTTTCTTGCCACTAACCTCTCTACACCAGACCACAGCtaaccagcaaacacacactgattccACTTTCATCTCGTTGACTTCCACCCAACAGACACCTACAGACTCCAGCTTCTCTCCCTTAACATCCACCCAGCAGACCCCAACCGACTCCGGCTTCTCCCCACTAACATCCACTCAGCAGACGCCAACCGACTCTGCTTTCTCAACCCTCACCTCCGCCTCCAGCTCCACAGACTGTCTAACAGCTGGAGACCTAATGATGGCGGGTGGGTTAAGCAGTGGGTGGAGAGCCTTGGGTGCGGAGACGCCTCACAGGGACTCGGCTTACTTCTCCGACAGCGACTGGGAATCGGGAGAGGGAATAGCCAGAAGAGTCGGAGACGGACTGGGCTTGGGCCGCCCAGGCAACAgccgaggaggagagaggggaacacTGGTGGGGATCGAGGAGAAGATGGAGATCGAGTATGAAAGGGGACATGAAGGAACAATGCACGATGAGGCTGTAGTCATCAGGGAGGAAGACAAGATGGAAACCGATGAGGAAAAACACCACCGATGGTCTGAAGAAATGGTATTTAATAAGGACAATATGATAGAGAAGGATTTAGTCACCTCTGAGTGTAATGATTATGGACTCAAAGAGATAGAGGAGCCAATCAATGAATCGAAAGACACTCAAGGTAAAGCTAATGAGGAGTTTATTGCTAAGTTGTTCTCCAATTTGGATGATGAAACTTTCAAAGGGTTTCCATACAGCTGCAACAGCCAACTAAGCTATGAGGCATTTTCACAAATGGACAAAGTGGAGATATCCAACGTTCAGTCAAAAGACAACACATGCTATGACCCATCTGAGGCAAACCCGTTGTCAGTGCCACCAAAAACAATCCCTCCGTTTGAGCCTCAAAGTGAGAGTCATTTACAACAGCTGTTGGATGAAGAAGTCAGAGAAATTCAGCCAGATGTGAATGAGGTGACTTCAGGTTCAGTTTTGAAGGAATTAAATAGTGGATCAAGCCAAGAAGGGTTACTGGGGCCAACAAGCACGAATCCTGACAGCAGTGAGTCTAGGCTGTCAAGGTTTTACAATATTAACACAAATGACTCCAACCCCAGTAACAATGCGCAAGAGAATTTTGAGGATCACATGAGTGATTCAAAAGAACATGCCTGCAGATCCCTCTTCTCTGACAGAAGTGGTGATGAACCCACAACAGAGGACATTCATACATTCGAAATGCAGAGTGACGATGCTAATGAGCTTGGTCTAAGGAATCTGAGTTACTCAGAGGACGTTAATGAAGTGAAAGCCATGGCGAAGTCGGAGTGTGAGAAACAGCTGGCAGCTGGAGAGCTGTGCTTTTCAATGAAAGAGGTATCGCGAGGTGAGAGAGATGTTCCAGTTACTCAGAACGAGCCCTCAGGCCCAGCAGGGACATCTGAGGTAAACAGCAACGGAGAAGCTAAAGAGCTGGAGCTTAAAACACAAGAGCTCTGGAATACCcttgaggaggatgagggaacAGGAGGCTTTGTTAAAGGGGAGCTAGACTGCCACCGCTTCCAGCAAGACAATTTGCACCTTTGGCCAGCAGAGAATGACCAGTGGGCGTCAGCAGAAACTCGGAGGCCTGAGGCAGAGCTGGGCTCAGAGTTTTTCTCGAGCTCTTGCAAAAAGGCCTGGGGAGAGAAGAACGGCCTGGACATGGGTCGAGAATTCTGGGACGCAGAAGCCAACGACGAGCTGGCAGAGAGCGAGCCTCACCCCACAGCACGCCAGAAATTTGAGGAGGATTTTAACGACGAAAGACAAGGACATACTGACCACGCTGAGGTGGAGGGAAGATCACTCTCAGTGCAGACACCCATAAGTCAAGACTTTACGGTCTCTGAAGGGCCACACAACCTTCTCCAGCAAGCAGACATAGAGCAAGAAGAGGAGAACATTGAAGACCTAGACCAGGGGAATCATGTGGATTTAGCTGGAGAAGCTATGGAAATTGAAGTTGAAAACATAGAAAATCCCGGTCTGGACCTTCCCAGCTCAGTCAAGatcagacatacagacagtgcTGAGGATAGCTGTACTATAGTCCAGAAGTACCCAGGATTCAACAGCATTCTGGGAGATAGTGAAGCAGAGGAGAATCAAAATTTTAACAAACTTAAGGAAAATCATGTAACAGACACTGTAGATGGGAGTGAGGAGCTGTGTCCTCAAACGCCATACTCCAGTGAGAGTGATTTTGGTGCTGCAGGGTTTGAAGCCGATACAAACAGAAGCCACATTCCTGACTCTGGTCATAACAGTGAATCTTTGGTCGAGATTCAAAATCACAGTGCTTGCATAGAGGATGCAGAAGACCATGCTTGCCCACCAACTAAAAGAAAGAAGACAGGGGATGGCGTCTTTGAAGATGTCAGGGAAGAAAGCAGGTCTGATTCTCCTTCATGCCCCAGCCTCACCAACACTGCTGATCCTTGCAAGATGCACAGTAGTAACACACAATGTTTAATGTCTGATTTGGTGTCTGAGGACATAATTAATTCTGTACCTCCATCTCTTTCGCAACACGACAAGTGCCAAAGCCCCACGAATTTCCCCAATGTTGTGCACCACATAGAGATCAAGGTGAGCTCTGACAGTGAGCTTAGCGTGGACAGCACCAGTGCAGGCCTTGGTGCCAAACGGGAACAAGAACGTACAGTTTCTCCAACTAGCGAGGTTCCCGCCAGTGTCTCACCCCAAGCACCTCCAGTTGTCAACACCATTAGCAAAGGGATCTCGGCCAACATCAGCATCCTTCCTGTGCAAAGACCGGAGTCGACTGACCTGAGAGAAGAGCACAACCACAAAGATCCAAACAGTGCCAGCGAAGCTTCCTTAAACAACACCGCCAGCCTTTCCCAGAAGGCCACCCACCCACAGCTTGCGCTCGGCTCCTGCGGCGCCATCCCTGAACTGTTGATCTCTGAGTGGAAGGACCTGGAGGAGGAGCCCTTGGAGGATTTTGAGAGACTGGAGCAGCTGTGCCGCATCTCTGAGGATTGTGAGGATTCCCTCGGAGATCTCTTCCTGGGGAACCTGGAGCTGCTGGAGTCTCTGAAAAAGACCCCGGAGCAAAGACTAAAGAGCAGGAGTGAGAGTAATAATGAGGACGCGAGGTGCTCTGAGGCAGCTAAGCCATCGGAAGAAGAAGATTCTGGAAGACTAGAAATGAAAAAGGATGTTGACTGTTTGTCAGACACTTTACGAGCCAATTCTGAGGAGCAGGGAAGATATGATGGCTCTAATCAGACCTATAGTCCTGAGTCTTCCTGGGGAAAGCGTCTTTCTCCTGACATTAACAGAAAGACTCTTCAGACTACATCAAACCACTCACCAAGTCATGCTGGTGAGGGAGCAAAGGGTCAACAGTCACTGTCAACGATGCCCACAAAGAATGGCCTCATGATGCAG gtgTGTGAAGAGAGGTTACAGTACTCACTCAGTGAGAACGTTCAAACCAACGTCCTTTGGGGCCCCGCCACGGTCAGCGACAGTGTCGTTCTAAGACCGTGGAGTGATACCGCTGTTACGGAGCAGGAAGAGGAGAGCAACAGCACTGCAGACAAACAAACCACCAAGAG CAAAGAGAAGCCTGAGGCGGTTGATGCGTCTTTGCTGGAGAAGGAGGCTGCTGAGGCCCCATTGGAGCCACTGACTGTTCTTGAGCAGCCCGAGATGACTCCTTCCCCACCGGCCGCAAACCAGGCAATGAAAG GTAGGCTTTTGGGAAGGGGGGGAGAGCAGAGACAGAAGTGGGAGAAGGAGGGGGCTACCAATAGGAGGTGA